The proteins below are encoded in one region of Lactuca sativa cultivar Salinas chromosome 3, Lsat_Salinas_v11, whole genome shotgun sequence:
- the LOC111883495 gene encoding NDR1/HIN1-like protein 26 yields the protein MADQPTPTPVTGNPTLSTTSNPNTGAANPPNGPQDEGMNWTNLFFLFIALAIFIASICLFIYMIWVSLFLHLQDPQFGINKVTITNLSISSYSQISGDWEVEFIFRNPNTKVNLYYDQTEVDVSYISDSIAQTIIPPFMQNTKNETTIRATFTSVMMYVHDGDSIKDERSHGSISFNLRMMVRVQARVRWAGTWVLTVDCSKLKIAVSSGRNGGSGTLVGGSKKCTAFNAIGNEIDGI from the coding sequence ATGGCCGATCAACCCACACCCACACCCGTCACCGGAAACCCAACTCTCTCCACCACCAGCAACCCAAACACCGGCGCTGCAAACCCTCCGAATGGTCCACAGGATGAAGGCATGAACTGGaccaacttattttttttattcatagcCCTCGCCATTTTTATCGCCTCCATCTGTCTCTTTATCTATATGATATGGGTCAGCCTCTTCCTACATTTACAGGATCCGCAGTTCGGTATAAACAAAGTAACAATAACCAACTTGAGTATTTCATCATACTCACAAATTTCCGGCGATTGGGAGGTGGAGTTCATCTTTCGGAACCCTAACACAAAAGTTAATCTTTACTATGATCAAACTGAAGTTGATGTCTCCTACATATCGGATTCAATTGCACAGACTATTATTCCACCTTTCATGCAGAATACAAAGAACGAGACGACCATTAGGGCAACATTTACTTCTGTGATGATGTATGTCCATGATGGAGATAGCATTAAAGATGAGAGGAGCCATGGGTCGATTAGTTTCAATTTGAGGATGATGGTCAGGGTTCAGGCTAGGGTTCGGTGGGCTGGAACGTGGGTATTGACGGTTGATTGCTCTAAGTTAAAAATTGCGGTTTCTTCAGGCAGGAATGGTGGAAGTGGAACTCTGGTTGGTGGTTCCAAGAAATGCACGGCATTCAACGCAATAGGCAACGAAATCGATGGAATCTGA